In one window of Fictibacillus phosphorivorans DNA:
- a CDS encoding phage holin family protein, with the protein MDFMTDFAPYVGLAVVLYAIRHTNRVSNKYIPIVALVLGVLYAFWEAGAVTPEATLIGLKYALLGIGTVAGIKYSVEKNLK; encoded by the coding sequence ATGGATTTTATGACCGATTTTGCACCGTACGTTGGTTTAGCTGTGGTTTTATATGCCATTCGTCATACGAATCGTGTTTCAAATAAGTACATTCCCATTGTTGCTCTTGTCTTAGGCGTCCTTTATGCCTTTTGGGAAGCAGGAGCGGTTACTCCAGAAGCTACATTAATCGGATTAAAATACGCACTTCTTGGAATAGGAACAGTCGCTGGAATTAAATATTCAGTGGAGAAAAACTTAAAATAA
- a CDS encoding RNA polymerase sigma factor, with protein MNIRHELENKVLNRLLQKDSQALKQMVDSYSTLLYQVALRITGDKRVAEQVLCDVFRDLWENPSHYKKVKDKFLSSYLIKLCKLKCVDHEEIHITRLLSKKSKNYVANNATV; from the coding sequence ATGAATATACGACATGAGCTTGAGAATAAGGTTTTAAATCGATTGCTTCAAAAAGATTCACAAGCCTTAAAACAAATGGTCGATTCGTATAGCACACTACTATATCAAGTCGCACTCCGAATTACTGGTGATAAGCGTGTGGCTGAACAAGTTTTATGCGATGTATTTCGCGACCTTTGGGAAAATCCTAGTCATTACAAAAAGGTCAAAGACAAATTTCTTTCCAGTTATTTAATAAAGCTTTGTAAATTAAAATGTGTCGATCATGAAGAGATTCACATCACTCGATTGTTATCTAAAAAGTCGAAAAATTATGTTGCGAACAACGCAACGGTTTGA